A genome region from Deinococcus seoulensis includes the following:
- a CDS encoding Rrf2 family transcriptional regulator, with protein sequence MNSQYAVAVHVLSLIGQFPEHSSSADMAASVGTNPVVIRTVAGQLRRAGLICTRQGVAGASLTRPAVQITLLDVYRAVNGEDSVFRLHERPHPNCPVGANIQATLEARFGRAQAAMEAELARTTLADVMSDLVSRAG encoded by the coding sequence GTGAACAGCCAGTACGCCGTGGCCGTGCATGTGCTGTCCCTGATCGGTCAGTTCCCGGAGCACAGCAGTTCCGCCGACATGGCCGCCAGCGTCGGAACGAACCCGGTCGTGATCCGCACCGTGGCGGGGCAGTTGCGCCGCGCCGGGCTGATCTGCACGCGGCAGGGCGTGGCGGGCGCGAGCCTGACCCGCCCCGCCGTTCAGATCACCCTGCTGGACGTGTACCGCGCCGTGAACGGTGAGGACAGCGTGTTCCGCCTGCACGAGCGTCCGCACCCGAACTGCCCGGTCGGCGCGAACATCCAGGCGACCCTGGAAGCCCGCTTCGGCCGCGCCCAGGCCGCCATGGAGGCCGAACTGGCCCGCACGACCCTGGCCGACGTGATGTCGGACCTCGTCTCGCGCGCCGGGTAG
- a CDS encoding Gfo/Idh/MocA family protein, whose amino-acid sequence MNPVRVAIIGCGNRGADVYARYLAAQGAVITHVVEPRPARLAEVAARHGIPPQAQFTHWDAFLAQGRVTDAVVIATPDHDHVQPCLRALQIGYDVLLEKPVCLHPHELDLLLTAEAASTGTVTVCHVLRTTAFFMAVQQVAASGRLGQLVGVQHAENVAHWHYAHSYVRGNWRASPPAAPFLLAKACHDLDLLRTLAANPPKRISSEGALHHFRPEHAPPGATDRCVTCPVQDCPSDARRIYLTRDPHAWPVTVLTAGGQTLEEALQDGPYGECVYLGRNNVTDHQTATVTFQGGVTAQLTVSAFTHNNTRTLKLLGTHGELRAHMERGELELHDFRTGHSERWTVNTTGNHGGGDQGLVQGWLAFLRGQSPPPTPLAESLDSHRMAFAAEESRLTGRTVEV is encoded by the coding sequence ATGAATCCCGTGCGCGTGGCGATCATCGGCTGCGGAAACCGGGGCGCGGACGTGTACGCCCGGTATCTGGCCGCGCAGGGGGCGGTGATCACGCATGTGGTCGAACCGCGCCCCGCCCGCCTCGCGGAGGTCGCCGCGCGCCACGGCATCCCTCCGCAGGCGCAGTTCACGCACTGGGACGCCTTCCTCGCGCAGGGCCGCGTGACCGACGCCGTCGTGATCGCCACGCCCGACCATGACCACGTGCAACCCTGCCTGCGCGCCCTGCAAATCGGGTACGACGTGCTGCTGGAGAAACCCGTCTGCCTGCACCCGCACGAACTCGACCTGCTCCTGACCGCCGAGGCCGCCTCGACCGGCACCGTCACCGTCTGCCACGTCCTGCGGACCACCGCCTTCTTCATGGCCGTCCAACAGGTCGCCGCGTCCGGCCGCCTCGGGCAACTGGTCGGCGTTCAGCACGCCGAGAATGTCGCCCACTGGCATTACGCGCACTCGTACGTGCGCGGCAACTGGCGCGCCAGTCCGCCCGCCGCGCCGTTCCTGCTCGCCAAGGCCTGCCACGACCTCGACCTGCTCCGCACCCTGGCCGCCAACCCCCCGAAGCGCATCAGCAGCGAGGGCGCCCTGCATCACTTCCGGCCCGAACACGCCCCACCCGGCGCGACCGACCGCTGCGTCACCTGCCCCGTCCAGGACTGCCCGTCCGACGCGCGGCGCATCTACCTCACCCGCGACCCGCACGCGTGGCCCGTCACGGTCCTCACCGCCGGCGGCCAGACCCTCGAAGAAGCACTGCAAGACGGCCCGTACGGCGAGTGCGTGTACCTGGGCCGCAACAACGTCACCGACCACCAGACCGCCACCGTCACCTTCCAGGGCGGCGTGACCGCGCAACTCACCGTCAGCGCCTTCACGCACAACAACACCCGCACCCTCAAACTCCTCGGTACGCACGGCGAACTCCGCGCCCACATGGAACGCGGCGAACTCGAACTCCACGACTTCCGCACCGGCCACAGCGAACGCTGGACCGTCAACACCACCGGCAACCACGGCGGCGGCGACCAGGGCCTCGTTCAGGGCTGGCTGGCGTTCCTGCGCGGCCAGTCTCCCCCACCCACCCCACTCGCCGAATCGCTCGACTCGCACCGCATGGCCTTCGCCGCCGAGGAATCCCGGCTGACGGGGCGGACAGTGGAGGTGTGA
- a CDS encoding phosphatase PAP2 family protein, whose protein sequence is MFPHSRREFLPFLRQHWRSLLLVLLGVLIPFGLFTHLTYEVFREGGFWWDQGVLDWYAQRRTPALTWAAETLATLGGVMVLPFVTALLAWLLARAGGRAHGWFLVSGVAGATLLNVAAKVVFQRPRPDELLAVLNEPGFSFPSGHAMANAAFGFALTLVFWRSRAGWPVAVLGLLWALAVGASRNYLGVHYPSDVLAGFTASVAWVAGLYVVMARRWPQLRGSPAGPRDTR, encoded by the coding sequence ATGTTTCCTCATTCCCGGCGTGAATTCCTGCCGTTCCTGCGCCAGCACTGGCGGTCCCTGCTGCTGGTGCTGCTGGGCGTGCTGATTCCCTTCGGGCTGTTCACGCACCTGACGTACGAGGTGTTCCGTGAAGGTGGGTTCTGGTGGGATCAGGGGGTGCTCGACTGGTACGCGCAGCGTCGCACCCCCGCCCTGACCTGGGCGGCCGAGACGCTCGCCACGCTGGGCGGCGTGATGGTCCTGCCGTTCGTGACTGCCCTGCTGGCGTGGCTGCTGGCCCGCGCAGGCGGCCGGGCGCACGGCTGGTTTCTCGTGTCGGGCGTGGCGGGCGCGACCCTGCTGAATGTCGCGGCAAAAGTGGTGTTCCAGCGCCCCCGCCCCGATGAGTTGCTGGCCGTGCTGAACGAACCAGGGTTCAGTTTTCCCAGCGGGCACGCCATGGCGAATGCCGCGTTTGGTTTTGCGCTCACGCTGGTGTTCTGGCGTTCGCGGGCGGGGTGGCCGGTCGCGGTGCTCGGTCTGCTGTGGGCGCTGGCCGTGGGAGCCAGCCGCAATTACCTCGGGGTGCACTACCCGTCGGACGTGCTGGCGGGCTTCACGGCCAGTGTCGCGTGGGTGGCGGGCCTGTACGTGGTCATGGCCCGGCGCTGGCCTCAGTTGCGGGGCTCTCCGGCTGGCCCGCGCGACACTCGGTAA
- a CDS encoding SH3 domain-containing C40 family peptidase codes for MSSTDVVLDARVHAFDPAMRVAEEALRGQLVGAGWRFVQPVAAVTGRSRLSLRAAPDADSAQVSEALPGEPLELLWEDGTGWARVRTVHDGYLGWARADGLLPRGPSGNGELMVTALRAHAFAGPRISRPVLAELALGARLTRAFGEVVEEEHRRWVPVILPDGQDAWVQEVTLAILRDEDAAALALRFLETPYLWGGRSAWGLDCSGLTQVVYGAFGRALPRDADQQQAALTPVQTARRGDLVFFPGHVGVMLDDRRLVHANATHMRVSVETLGEGEYGTRLAATVSGFGRWAQ; via the coding sequence GTGAGTTCCACTGATGTCGTTCTGGATGCGCGTGTGCACGCGTTCGATCCGGCCATGCGCGTGGCCGAGGAGGCCCTGCGGGGCCAGCTGGTGGGGGCCGGGTGGCGGTTCGTGCAGCCGGTGGCGGCCGTGACGGGCCGCTCGCGCCTGAGCCTGCGCGCGGCCCCGGACGCCGATTCGGCGCAGGTGAGCGAGGCCCTGCCGGGCGAGCCGCTGGAGTTGCTGTGGGAGGACGGGACCGGCTGGGCGCGCGTGCGGACCGTGCATGACGGCTACCTGGGTTGGGCGCGGGCGGACGGGTTGCTGCCGCGCGGGCCGTCCGGAAACGGCGAGTTGATGGTGACGGCGCTGCGGGCGCATGCCTTCGCGGGGCCGCGCATCAGTCGGCCGGTCCTGGCGGAACTGGCGCTGGGGGCGCGTCTCACGCGGGCGTTCGGTGAGGTTGTCGAGGAGGAGCACCGCCGCTGGGTGCCGGTCATCCTGCCGGACGGGCAGGACGCGTGGGTGCAGGAGGTCACGCTGGCCATCCTGCGCGACGAGGATGCGGCGGCCCTGGCCCTGCGGTTCCTGGAGACGCCGTACCTGTGGGGCGGGCGTAGCGCGTGGGGGCTGGACTGCTCGGGCCTGACGCAGGTGGTGTACGGCGCGTTCGGGCGTGCGTTGCCGCGTGACGCGGACCAGCAGCAGGCGGCCCTGACTCCCGTGCAGACGGCGCGGCGTGGGGATCTGGTGTTCTTCCCCGGTCACGTGGGCGTGATGCTGGATGACCGGCGACTGGTGCACGCGAACGCCACGCACATGCGTGTGAGTGTCGAGACGCTCGGCGAGGGCGAGTACGGCACGCGGCTTGCGGCAACGGTCAGCGGTTTCGGACGGTGGGCGCAGTGA
- a CDS encoding SDR family oxidoreductase — translation MIGITAATGQLGQLVIQALLDRGVPATQIAALVRTPGKAAALAAQGVQVRHADYHQPDTLNAALQGIEKLLLISSSDFNDRVGQHRNVIDAARTAGVKLVAYTSILNADTATFGLAADHQATEQILRESGLPFIFLRNGWYTENYTGSAAQAIQSGALLGAAGTGTLNLAARRDYAEAAAAVLATDGHIPQGQTGRAYELAGDESVTMRDLAAQYARQSGKPVEYRDLPQAEYSATLQSFGLPEGFAHTLADVDAGIARGELFSASRDLTTLIGRPTTPVDTSVAEALSS, via the coding sequence ATGATCGGAATCACCGCCGCCACCGGCCAGCTCGGCCAGCTCGTCATCCAGGCACTCCTCGACCGGGGCGTGCCCGCCACGCAGATCGCCGCGCTGGTCCGCACCCCCGGGAAGGCCGCCGCACTTGCCGCGCAGGGCGTGCAGGTCCGCCACGCCGACTACCATCAGCCCGACACCCTGAACGCGGCATTACAGGGCATCGAGAAGCTCCTGCTGATCTCCAGCAGCGACTTCAACGACCGGGTCGGCCAGCACCGCAACGTCATCGACGCCGCCCGCACCGCAGGCGTGAAACTGGTCGCGTACACCAGCATCCTGAACGCCGACACCGCCACCTTCGGACTGGCCGCCGACCACCAGGCGACCGAGCAGATCCTGCGTGAATCCGGCCTGCCGTTCATCTTCCTGCGCAACGGCTGGTACACCGAGAACTACACCGGCAGCGCCGCGCAGGCCATCCAGAGCGGCGCGCTGCTCGGCGCGGCCGGAACCGGAACCCTGAACCTCGCCGCGCGCCGCGACTACGCCGAGGCGGCCGCCGCCGTCCTCGCCACCGACGGGCACATCCCGCAGGGGCAGACCGGCCGCGCCTATGAACTCGCCGGGGATGAGAGCGTGACCATGCGGGACCTCGCCGCCCAGTATGCCCGCCAGAGCGGCAAACCCGTCGAGTACCGCGACCTGCCGCAGGCCGAGTACTCCGCGACCCTTCAGAGCTTCGGACTGCCGGAAGGCTTCGCGCATACCCTGGCCGACGTGGACGCCGGGATCGCGCGGGGCGAGCTGTTCAGCGCCAGCCGCGACCTGACCACCCTGATCGGCCGCCCGACCACGCCGGTGGACACCTCGGTCGCCGAGGCCCTGAGCAGCTGA
- a CDS encoding dipeptide epimerase: protein MTSATSPALTWETLDLHTAQPFGIARWTHSTYPRTFVTLTHAGLTGQGEAAPNAFYGETRGTVEAILPLLADALTDPWDWDGLHARLTARMPHDHPSVKCALEMAAVDWCAQAAGVPVWRLLGLSPAPLPESSYTVSIADTAAMREQARDAVARGHGVLKVKLGTDRDEAILEALREEAPHVALRVDANAAWTRTQARRMLGVLDAARVEFVEQPLAAGDLDGHAALRAVSTVPIVADESLHHVSDVTSLARAFDGVNLKLAKLGGPLQALAAMRLARAHGLQVMMGCMIESSLGIAAAAHLAGACDWADLDGALLLADDPFTGLEWQAGHLTRPQESGWGVRRA, encoded by the coding sequence GTGACTTCCGCGACCTCCCCCGCACTGACCTGGGAGACGCTGGACCTGCACACGGCGCAACCGTTCGGGATTGCCCGCTGGACGCACAGCACGTACCCGCGAACCTTCGTCACGCTGACGCACGCGGGCCTGACCGGGCAGGGCGAGGCCGCCCCGAACGCCTTCTACGGCGAGACGCGCGGCACCGTCGAGGCCATCCTGCCGCTCCTCGCAGACGCCCTGACCGACCCGTGGGACTGGGACGGTCTGCACGCCCGCCTCACGGCCCGCATGCCGCACGACCATCCCAGCGTGAAGTGCGCGCTGGAGATGGCGGCTGTCGATTGGTGCGCGCAGGCGGCGGGCGTCCCGGTCTGGCGGTTGCTGGGCCTGAGCCCCGCGCCGCTACCCGAGAGCAGTTACACGGTCAGCATCGCCGATACCGCCGCCATGCGGGAACAGGCGCGGGACGCGGTCGCCCGTGGGCACGGTGTCCTGAAGGTCAAGCTCGGCACGGACCGCGACGAGGCGATCCTTGAGGCGCTGCGCGAGGAGGCGCCGCACGTCGCGCTGCGCGTGGACGCGAACGCCGCCTGGACGCGCACGCAGGCCCGCCGGATGCTGGGCGTGCTGGACGCCGCCCGCGTGGAATTCGTCGAGCAACCCCTGGCGGCCGGCGACCTCGACGGACACGCGGCGCTGCGGGCTGTGTCCACCGTGCCCATCGTCGCGGACGAGAGCCTGCACCACGTCTCGGACGTGACCTCGCTGGCCCGCGCCTTCGACGGCGTGAACCTGAAACTCGCCAAGCTGGGCGGCCCCCTCCAGGCGCTCGCGGCCATGAGACTGGCGCGCGCGCACGGCCTTCAGGTCATGATGGGCTGCATGATCGAGAGCAGCCTCGGCATCGCCGCCGCCGCGCACCTCGCCGGAGCGTGCGACTGGGCCGACCTGGACGGCGCGCTCCTGCTGGCCGACGATCCGTTCACGGGCCTGGAGTGGCAGGCCGGGCACCTGACCCGCCCGCAGGAGAGCGGCTGGGGCGTGCGGCGCGCATGA
- a CDS encoding histidine phosphatase family protein, whose product MTGTAAGTRVWIIRHGETAGNEAGILRGPVSANDELNDTGHAQARALATHLLRQLPRPQAVYASRYRRAQQTAAPLAGALGVPVQVLNGIHEVDCGDWAGQPYSALNAHPEKLRLPDGTLGFAGGETFGEIAARFISDVNALPDGTDAALVSHGGIIRIGLAALLGLDIEDVWAGRQLVHGNTDYTVLMRVAGGWQAEQVGQSVPG is encoded by the coding sequence ATGACAGGTACGGCGGCAGGCACGCGGGTATGGATCATCCGGCACGGCGAGACCGCCGGGAACGAGGCGGGCATCCTGCGTGGCCCGGTCAGCGCGAACGACGAACTGAACGACACCGGGCACGCCCAGGCCCGCGCGCTGGCCACGCACCTGCTGCGCCAGCTGCCGCGCCCGCAGGCGGTGTATGCCAGCCGTTACCGGCGTGCCCAGCAGACGGCCGCCCCCCTGGCCGGGGCGCTGGGTGTGCCGGTGCAGGTCCTGAACGGCATTCACGAGGTGGACTGCGGCGACTGGGCCGGGCAGCCGTACTCGGCCCTGAACGCCCACCCGGAGAAATTGCGCCTGCCTGACGGCACTCTGGGCTTCGCCGGAGGGGAGACCTTCGGCGAGATCGCTGCCCGCTTCATCTCGGACGTGAACGCCCTGCCGGACGGCACGGACGCCGCGCTGGTCTCGCACGGAGGCATCATCCGGATCGGGCTGGCGGCACTGCTGGGCCTGGACATCGAGGATGTGTGGGCGGGCAGGCAACTGGTGCACGGGAACACCGATTACACGGTGCTAATGCGCGTGGCTGGCGGCTGGCAGGCAGAGCAGGTGGGGCAGAGCGTTCCGGGCTGA
- the uvrC gene encoding excinuclease ABC subunit UvrC, whose amino-acid sequence MHPDDLPVLPTTPGVYIFRRGGTPIYIGKAKNLRSRVGQHFKAGGKSGKFTALADTLEFITARNEVEALVLEANLIKQHRPHYNVTLKDDKHYPFLKLTNEAFPMLVVTRRVIKDGGRYYGPYPDSSAVRRVKNLIDTMFPLRKNSGLPMQKKARPCLNFHMGRCLGPCVDRADPGEYARTVEDVTSLLEGRAAPVIARLKGDMKVAAQGQDFEQAARVRDRVQAVEKLFGTEQHAFVSDETDLDFLGAAQAGEYAMVQLFRMRGGRVVGRDKRFLTGTEDAPLGEIVAAFVQDYYTQATHVPPLILLPADFDDAPVWSEFLSEKAGRRTEMRTPKRGDKVDLIDMAQRNAQNGLDSEMALLERRGDHPGLDALREVLALGDRPWRIEGYDNSNLFGTNIVSGMVVFEGGRARRGEHRRFKVRGLDHPDDYTSMKQTIVRRFTGSLSDKLPLPDLLLIDGGRGQVNAALDALKEADVRVPVVGLAKREERLILPGRYGAQWWLDTGTEVGVDRELLLPHTHPALRMLIGVRDEVHNYAVTYHRKLRGQDMLRSVFDDLPGIGQKRRDALLEHFTSLEDLGSAPIEQIAAVPGMTIRAAQSVKDFLAQREANSQPITS is encoded by the coding sequence GTGCATCCAGACGACCTGCCCGTGCTGCCCACCACCCCCGGCGTGTACATCTTCCGCAGGGGCGGCACGCCCATCTACATCGGGAAGGCCAAGAACCTGCGCAGCCGGGTCGGACAGCACTTCAAGGCCGGCGGCAAGAGCGGCAAGTTCACCGCGCTGGCCGACACGCTGGAATTCATCACGGCCCGCAACGAGGTCGAGGCGCTGGTCCTCGAGGCGAACCTCATCAAGCAGCACCGCCCGCACTACAACGTCACCCTGAAAGACGACAAGCACTACCCGTTCCTGAAACTCACCAACGAGGCGTTCCCGATGCTGGTCGTCACGCGGCGCGTCATCAAGGACGGCGGCCGGTACTACGGGCCGTACCCGGACTCGTCGGCGGTGCGGCGCGTGAAGAACCTGATCGACACCATGTTCCCGCTGCGCAAGAACAGCGGTCTGCCCATGCAGAAGAAGGCGCGGCCCTGCCTGAACTTCCACATGGGCCGCTGCCTGGGCCCGTGTGTGGACCGCGCCGACCCCGGCGAGTACGCCCGCACCGTCGAGGACGTGACCAGCCTGCTGGAGGGCCGCGCCGCGCCCGTCATCGCCCGGCTCAAGGGCGACATGAAAGTCGCCGCGCAGGGCCAGGACTTCGAGCAGGCCGCCCGCGTGCGCGACCGCGTGCAGGCCGTCGAGAAACTGTTCGGCACCGAACAGCACGCCTTCGTCAGCGACGAGACCGACCTGGACTTCCTGGGCGCCGCGCAGGCCGGCGAGTACGCCATGGTGCAACTGTTCCGCATGCGCGGCGGGCGCGTCGTGGGCCGCGACAAACGCTTCCTGACCGGCACCGAGGACGCCCCGCTCGGCGAGATCGTCGCCGCGTTCGTGCAGGACTACTACACGCAGGCCACGCACGTCCCCCCGCTGATCCTGCTGCCCGCCGACTTCGACGACGCGCCGGTCTGGAGTGAATTCCTGTCGGAGAAAGCCGGACGCCGAACCGAGATGCGCACCCCCAAACGCGGCGACAAGGTCGACCTGATCGACATGGCGCAGCGCAACGCGCAGAACGGCCTGGACTCCGAGATGGCGCTGCTGGAACGGCGCGGCGACCACCCGGGCCTGGACGCCCTGCGGGAAGTGCTGGCCCTCGGGGACCGCCCGTGGCGCATCGAGGGGTACGACAACAGCAACCTGTTCGGCACGAACATCGTGTCCGGCATGGTCGTGTTCGAGGGCGGCCGCGCCCGCCGGGGCGAACACCGCCGGTTCAAGGTCAGGGGCCTGGACCACCCGGACGACTACACCAGCATGAAACAGACCATCGTGCGCCGCTTCACGGGCAGCCTCTCGGACAAGTTGCCGCTGCCGGACCTGCTGCTGATCGACGGGGGGCGCGGGCAGGTGAACGCCGCCCTGGACGCCCTGAAGGAGGCGGACGTGCGCGTGCCGGTCGTGGGCCTCGCCAAGCGCGAGGAACGCCTGATCCTGCCCGGCCGGTACGGCGCGCAGTGGTGGCTGGACACCGGCACCGAGGTCGGCGTGGACCGCGAACTGCTGCTGCCGCACACGCACCCGGCCCTGCGGATGCTGATCGGCGTGCGCGACGAGGTGCACAACTACGCCGTCACGTACCACCGCAAACTGCGCGGCCAGGACATGCTCCGCAGCGTGTTCGACGACCTGCCGGGCATCGGGCAGAAGCGCCGGGACGCGCTGCTGGAGCACTTCACCAGCCTTGAGGACCTGGGCAGCGCGCCCATCGAGCAGATCGCCGCCGTGCCCGGCATGACCATTCGCGCCGCGCAGAGCGTCAAGGACTTCCTCGCGCAGCGCGAGGCGAACAGCCAGCCCATCACCAGCTGA